The genome window ggttgaagaagaagggttTGATGCCAGGTTTGACCTTCTCAAACGAATTGATTTGCAGAGATGAAGGTTTGCACACCGACTTTGCCTGTTTGCTATTCCatcatttgaagaacaagccAGATCCAAAGATTGTCGAAAGAATCATCACAGAAGCTGTTGAGATCGAAAAGAGATACTTCATCGACGCTCTACCCGTTTCTCTATTGGGTATGAACGCTGATTTGATGAACCAATACGTCGAATTTGTTGCAGACAGACTACTGGTTGCTTTAGGTAACAAGAAATACTACAACGTCACTAACCCATTCGACTTTATGGAAAACATTTCCTTGGCCGGTAAAACCAATTTCTTCGAAAAGAGAGTGTCAGACTACCAAAAGGCTGGTGTCATGGCCAAGTCTTCGAATACTGAAACACAAACAGGTTCTGGAGCTTTCGCATTTGATGAAGACTTCTAAACAACCTTTGCAAAACGAAAAGGCCTCTgctttgtttgttttttttctacttcttctccGGAACCCCATgatctcttcttctataaAGGGTTTTTAGTTTACTATTTCTTATATATCAACCTAGTAATGTCAATATATTAATGCGCAGGAACTCATTCTTAAGTCCTTGGATCGATCTGTCAATTACTGAATTATGTCAAAATGGCACCAGCTTCTTGCCTACTCTACTCTATTTGACGATTTaggaaaaataaaaactaattgtttgtttatgaGATTCCGATGCCCTTTAGCTATTATTGCTgccaaaaagaatacaataAGGAAGTGGAAGCTAGCTTGTAAAGGTCTACGGGGGAGTTTATCGACCGCAGTTATTATCATGTCCAAACGATATGTGGATGATATCCTTTCTTCTGATGCCGGAAGTAGCGATAGCGATCTAAGTTTTGAGAACATAAATGGAGATGACTATCGAATAGACGTTGATGAACGGGATATAGGTAAGCGTAACACAACATCCAGAGCACATGATGATTTGCGAGCAGGTCCACCATACAATTTGGAAAGTGTTTTTGAAATGCCAGAGGAACCAGTTACTCCAAGGACTGAAAATGCAAACAATAATGAGTTGTCTGACGATTACCAAGATGAGAATGATAATACTATGGTAAAGGATATTGTAACACCACCAAGGGAAAGGAAACGTGTACGATTTGGAGTAAATGAGAAAGATGATAGTGAGGATTATAGCAATGTCAACCCATGGGATTTTAAAAGACTGATACGAAAACTTTACAAGGAACAGTTACCGGACACATATCAGATACGGAACTGGAAACGACCACAAAGGGAATTAGTGACAAGTTTTATTGAAATGATAGAAAATAACGTGGAATTGGCATCTGCAGAGGTTTTCGACCAATACGGAGATGAACTCGACCGCTTCTACAAATCCAACGGTGAACGTGATGATCTCAAAGAGAAGTTGGAAGTCAACGTATACGACatcatatataatataaagaagCGATTGAAAAGAACTAAATTCCCATCCAAAATATGGGTAGACAATCTTGATTTGGAGTATGTATACGCTAAAGGAGAATTCATTAAAAAGAGGTACGAATCTGAGCTTGATCACGCcgaagaaattgaaagGCAATTGctcagagaagaagagcatGTTAAGTCGTTGAAACTGGAGGGTGAAGCCAAGATTAAGAAACATAAAGAAACGCTAACAGCAGAGCTATCGGAGCTCTCAAAGAACTTGCACCCATCGTTATCAACCGCTCTAAcaaattcttttggtttgatCAAAGACTCTCAAATGTCGAATACAATCTACCAACGTGATAAACTAGATTTCAATCTCCGTCTCAAAACAGATTTCTCTCAACCTCTAAAACTTGATTCGGATGATACTGCGGACAATGATGTAATGCAAACATTAAAATCAGCACAGAATCTCGCAGACGAAATCTTGGGTAAATTGTCGAATATTACAGGGTGAATTTTAAATTCCAACATACATTATTAAACAATTATTTTGAGCTTTGTTAGCATGTGTAACCATATCTCTATATAATTCTAGAGCTAACAACATTAATGACTTTTATTCATTTTGGATATAAAATGTTAAtacttttgaaatttcaatgaaGTATTCCATCCTAAAAATGATTATTCGAGAGGAAAAGGTTAAAATCTGGCATTTTGTTCGGTGGCAAAACCTCTCAGAACAGCTTTTGAACCATAGAAGTGGCTGAGATAGGTAAAAATACACATCAATTCATCATTACTGAACATATTTTAACCTTTCCAGCAAAGAGTTCATTATTTATACCCCTCCAAGCTTCTGACGCCCCAGAATATCTTGTACCTCTTGTAAATATTTGGAAATCCTTGTTTTGGAAGTCTAAAGTAAAATTcataacaaaaaaaaaaaggcttCCATTCCAGTCTGCATAAAGACAGTATCAGGATTTTAAGTTGAGAGGGAAGAACTTGAGCTTACAAGAGGCTTCTTGTATCAAGGTTGCTGGGGCGAATGAGGGGATCATCGAAAAAAAGTTCTGCTTCGGGGAATCCTGGGAATTCTGGGAAT of Kluyveromyces marxianus DMKU3-1042 DNA, complete genome, chromosome 3 contains these proteins:
- the OKP1 gene encoding Okp1p, whose amino-acid sequence is MSKWHQLLAYSTLFDDLGKIKTNCLFMRFRCPLAIIAAKKNTIRKWKLACKGLRGSLSTAVIIMSKRYVDDILSSDAGSSDSDLSFENINGDDYRIDVDERDIGKRNTTSRAHDDLRAGPPYNLESVFEMPEEPVTPRTENANNNELSDDYQDENDNTMVKDIVTPPRERKRVRFGVNEKDDSEDYSNVNPWDFKRLIRKLYKEQLPDTYQIRNWKRPQRELVTSFIEMIENNVELASAEVFDQYGDELDRFYKSNGERDDLKEKLEVNVYDIIYNIKKRLKRTKFPSKIWVDNLDLEYVYAKGEFIKKRYESELDHAEEIERQLLREEEHVKSLKLEGEAKIKKHKETLTAELSELSKNLHPSLSTALTNSFGLIKDSQMSNTIYQRDKLDFNLRLKTDFSQPLKLDSDDTADNDVMQTLKSAQNLADEILGKLSNITG